The stretch of DNA ACCAGGCGACGGCGACCATCCAGCTGAAGGCGACCTTCGCCAACAGCGACAACGCGCTGTGGCCGGGCCAGTTCCTCGACGTGGTGCTGACGCTCACGAGCCGCACCGCGATCGTCGTGCCCTCGCAGGCGATCCAGCCCGGCCAGCAGGGCCCGTTCGTCTTCGTCGTGAAGGCCGACCAGACCGTCGAGTCGCGCCCGGTCGTCCCCGGCACGCGCCTCGGCCTCGAGACGATCGTCGAGCAGGGCCTGCGCGCCGGGGAGCGCGTCGTCACCGACGGCCAGCTCCGGCTCGTGCCGGGCGCGAAGGTCGAGGTCAAGCCGGCCAGGGCGTCATGAGCCCCGAGCTCTTCATCCGGCGGCCGGTCCTCACGACGCTCCTGATGGCCGCGATCCTGCTCTTCGGCGTCATGGGCTTCCGGCTCCTGCCCGTGAGCGACCTGCCGAACGTCGACTTCCCGACGATCCAGGTCTCCGCCTCGCTCCCCGGCGCGAGCCCGGAGACGATGGCGTCGGCGGTGGCGACGCCGCTCGAGAAGCAGTTCACCACGATCGCGGGCATCGACTCGATGACGTCGTCGAGCGCGCTCGGCCTCACGCAGATCACGATCCAGTTCAGCCTCGAGCGGAACATCGACGCGGCCGCCCAGGACGTGCAGGCGATGATCACGAAGGCGGCGCCCCTGCTGCCGCCGAACATGCCGACGCCGCCCTTCTACCAGAAGGTGAACCCGGCCGATCAGCCGGTGATCTATCTCTCGCTGAGCTCGCCGACGCTGCCGCTCTACACGGTGGACGAGTACGCGCAGACGAGCCTCGCGCAGCGCATCTCCACGATCAACGGTGTCGCCCAGGTCCAGGTGTTCGGCTCGCAGAAGTACGCGGTCCGCGTCCAGCTCGATCCCCGCGCGCTCACCACGCGGGGGATCGGCATCGACGAGGTCCACCAGGCGCTCGCGAGCAGCAACGTCAACCTGCCGACGGGCACGCTCTACGGCGCCCACCAGATGTTCAACGTCCAGGCCACGGGCCAGCTCCAGAACGCCGCCGCGTTCCGCCCGCTCATCGTCGCGTACCGGAACGGCTCGCCCGTGCGGCTCGAGGAGCTCGGGCGCGTCGTCGACGGCGTCCAGACCGACAAGGTCGCGAGCTGGTACAACGACGAGCGCGCGGTGATCCTCGCCGTCCAGCGCCAGCCCGGGACGAATACCGTCGAGGTCGTGGACGCGATCCGCGCGCTCCTGCCGCGCTTCCGCGCGGAGCTGCCCGCGTCGGTGAACCTCAACGTCCTCTACGACCGCTCGGTCGCGATCCGCGAGTCCGTCCACGACGTCGAGTTCACGCTCATGCTCTCGATCGCGCTCGTCGTCCTGGTCATCTTCCTGTTCCTGCGCAACCTCTCGGCGACGATCATCCCGAGCCTCGCCGTGCCGCTGTCCATCATCGGCACCTTCGCGGTCATGTACTTGTTCGGCTACACGATCGACATCATCTCGCTGATGGCGCTGACCCTCTGCGTCGGCTTCGTCGTGGACGACGCGGTCGTGATGCTCGAGAACATCGTCCGCCACATGGAGGAGGGCAAGGGGCGCCTCGAGGCCGCGCTGATCGGGTCCAAGGAGATCGGGTTCACGATCCTCTCGATGACCCTCTCGCTGGCCGCCGTGTTCATTCCCGTGCTGTTCATGGGCGGCGTCGTCGGCCGGCTGCTCCACGAGTTCGCGGTCGTGATCACCGCCTCGGTCCTTGTGTCGGGCTTCGTCTCGCTGACCCTCACGCCCATGGCGTGCAGCCGGTTCCTCAGGCCGCCGGGCGCCTCGCACGGGCGCCTCTACGCCGTCTCCGAGCGCTTCTTCGAGGGTATGCTCCGCACGTACGACCGCTCGCTCCGGTGGGTGCTGGCCCACCGGCGCCTGACGATGGCCGTCATGCTCCTGACCTTCGTCCTGACCGCCTGGCTCTTCGTGGTCATCCCGAAGGGCTTCATCCCGACCGAGGACACCGGGCAGATCTTCGCGTTCACCGAGGCGTCGCAGGACATCTCGTTCGACGCGATGAGGGAGAAGCAGCGCACGGCGGCCGCGATCGTCATGCAGCAGCCCTACGTCGACCAGATCATGTCGTCGATCGGCGCCTCCGCGATCAACGTGGTCCCGAACACCGGGCGCATCTTCATCCGCCTGAAGCCGCGCGCGGAGCGCCCGCCGGCCGACAAGATCATCGAGGACCTCCGGCCCAAGCTCGGGGCGATCCCGGGCTTCAGGGTGTACCCGCAGAACCTCCCGACGATCAGGATCGGCGGCAGCCTCACGAAGGCGCTCTACCAGTACACGCTCCAGGCCACCGACCTGCAGGAGCTCTACCGCTGGGCGCCGATCCTCTTCGACAAGATGCGGACGCTCCCGGGCTTCACGGACGTCAACACCGACCTCCAGATCGCGAGCCCCCAGATCACCGTGGACATCGACCGCGACAAGGCCTCGGCGCTCGGCGTGACCGCCGAGCAGATCGAGAACGCGCTCTACGACGCCTACGGCTCGCGCCAGGTCTCGACGATCTATACCCCGACGAACCAGTACTGGGTCATCCTGGAGCTCGACCCTCGGTACCAGCGCGATCCGACCGAGCTCTCGCTCCTCTACGTGCGCTCGCAGTCGGGGAAGCTCGTGCCGCTCGCCTCCGTGGCGCGCCTCACGCCGACGATCGGTCCGCTCACGATCACGCACCTGGGCCAGCTCCCGGCGGTGACGATCTCGTTCAACCTCCAGCCCGGCGTCTCACTGAGCGAGGCCGTCGCGGAGGTGCAGAAGGTCCAGCGCGAGCTGCGGCTCCCGGCCACGATCGTCGGGAGCTTCCAGGGCACCGCGCAGGCGTTCCAGGCGTCGCTCAAGGGCCAGGGGCTCCTGCTGGTCGTCACAATCCTGGTGATCTACCTCGTGCTGGGCATCCTCTACGAGAGCTTCGTCCACCCGCTGACGATCCTCTCCGGGCTGCCGTCGGCGGGCGTCGGCGCGCTCCTCACGCTGATGCTCTTCCGGCTGGAGCTCAACGTCTACGGCTTCGTCGGGATCATCATGCTGGTGGGCATCGTGAAGAAGAACGCGATCATGATGATCGACTTCGCGCTCGAGGCCGAGCGCGCGGGCGCCACGCCGCGGGACGCGATCTACAAGGGGTGCCTGCTCCGGTTCCGGCCGATCATGATGACGACGATGGCCGCGCTCCTCGGCACGCTTCCGATCGCGCTCGGCATCGGGGCGGGCGCGGACGCGCGGCGCGCGCTCGGGCTCGCGGTCGTCGGCGGCCTGCTGCTCTCGCAGCTCCTCACGCTCTACATCACGCCGGTGCTCTACATCTACATGGAGTCGGCGCAGAAGGCCCTGTCGGCGCTCGGCGCGCGCGTCCGCCGGCGCACGCCGGCTCTGGGCCGCGCGGGCTGAGCCCGGCGCGGGCCTAGCCCGTCAGCTGGAGCCCCCACAGTCCGCGTGCCCGAACGCGTAGCGGTCGAGCAGCACGCCCACGTCGCGCGCGCCGCGGACGGGCGCGTGGCAGGCGGCGCAGAGCGATCCGTCGCGCTCCCAGCGCTCGCGGCACGCCCGGCACGCGGCGATGTCGTCGCGCCCCCGGAGCCGCAGGGCCTCGCGCCTCGCGATCAGGCGGTCACACAGCACGCAGGGCACCTTGCCGAATCCGAACATGGCGGCCTCCTTTTCCGGGGGAGGCTACGCGCGCGGCGTGAGAGGGCGATGAGACCTGGATGAGATTCTTCTTACGGGCCCGGGCCCCGCGCGGGGGTCGACGCGCCTAGTCGAGCGGCGGCCGGCGGCCGGCCCACGGGCGCGCCGCCTCGAACGCGGCCGACGCCTGGAGCACGGTGAGGTCGGCGAAGCGGCGGCCGACGATCTGGAGCCCGACGGGCAGACCGCCCGGGGTGAACCCGGCGGGCACGGTGGCCGCGGGCTGGCCCGTGAAGTTGAACGGATAGCTGAACGACGCCCAGCCGAGCCAGTCCCACGCGTGCTGCGGCCAGTCGGCCGGATTGATCCGCCCGACGGGGAGCGCCGGGACGGACGTCGTCGGCGTCAGGAGAAGCGTGTACTTCTCGAAGAGCGGCCGCACGGTGTCCCAGAACGCGAACTTGCGGCCGCGCGCCTCGACGTAATCGGTGACGCTGTAGCGGAGCCCGTCCTCGATGCACGCGACGAGCCCAGGGTCCATCCGG from Candidatus Methylomirabilota bacterium encodes:
- a CDS encoding multidrug efflux RND transporter permease subunit, with protein sequence MSPELFIRRPVLTTLLMAAILLFGVMGFRLLPVSDLPNVDFPTIQVSASLPGASPETMASAVATPLEKQFTTIAGIDSMTSSSALGLTQITIQFSLERNIDAAAQDVQAMITKAAPLLPPNMPTPPFYQKVNPADQPVIYLSLSSPTLPLYTVDEYAQTSLAQRISTINGVAQVQVFGSQKYAVRVQLDPRALTTRGIGIDEVHQALASSNVNLPTGTLYGAHQMFNVQATGQLQNAAAFRPLIVAYRNGSPVRLEELGRVVDGVQTDKVASWYNDERAVILAVQRQPGTNTVEVVDAIRALLPRFRAELPASVNLNVLYDRSVAIRESVHDVEFTLMLSIALVVLVIFLFLRNLSATIIPSLAVPLSIIGTFAVMYLFGYTIDIISLMALTLCVGFVVDDAVVMLENIVRHMEEGKGRLEAALIGSKEIGFTILSMTLSLAAVFIPVLFMGGVVGRLLHEFAVVITASVLVSGFVSLTLTPMACSRFLRPPGASHGRLYAVSERFFEGMLRTYDRSLRWVLAHRRLTMAVMLLTFVLTAWLFVVIPKGFIPTEDTGQIFAFTEASQDISFDAMREKQRTAAAIVMQQPYVDQIMSSIGASAINVVPNTGRIFIRLKPRAERPPADKIIEDLRPKLGAIPGFRVYPQNLPTIRIGGSLTKALYQYTLQATDLQELYRWAPILFDKMRTLPGFTDVNTDLQIASPQITVDIDRDKASALGVTAEQIENALYDAYGSRQVSTIYTPTNQYWVILELDPRYQRDPTELSLLYVRSQSGKLVPLASVARLTPTIGPLTITHLGQLPAVTISFNLQPGVSLSEAVAEVQKVQRELRLPATIVGSFQGTAQAFQASLKGQGLLLVVTILVIYLVLGILYESFVHPLTILSGLPSAGVGALLTLMLFRLELNVYGFVGIIMLVGIVKKNAIMMIDFALEAERAGATPRDAIYKGCLLRFRPIMMTTMAALLGTLPIALGIGAGADARRALGLAVVGGLLLSQLLTLYITPVLYIYMESAQKALSALGARVRRRTPALGRAG